The Mycolicibacterium parafortuitum nucleotide sequence ATCGCGGGCGAAGAGGCGGTGACCCAGGACATCCAGCCGTTCATGGCCGCGATGCGTGCCGAGGGGCGACTCGGTGACGAGATGTATCTGACCCAGTTCGCGTTCGAGGAAGCCAAGCACACCCAGGTCTTCCGGATGTGGCTCGACGCCGTCGGCGTCACCGGGGACCTGCAGTGCTACCTCGACGACCTGCCCGCCTACCGGCAGATGTTCTACGAGGAACTGCCGGCCTCGCTGGACGCCTTGTCCAGCGACCCGTCGCCGCGGGCGCAGATCCGGGCGTCGGTCACCTACAACCACGTCATCGAGGGGATGATGGCGTTGACGGGATACTATGCCTGGCACCGCATTTGCATCGATCGCGGCATCCTGCCGGGGATGCAGGAACTCGTGCGCCGCATCGGCGACGACGAACGCCGCCACATGGCGTGGGGCACCTTCACGTGCCGGCGCCACGTCGCCGCCGACGACGCCAACTGGGCGGTGTTCGAGACCAGGATGAACGAACTGATCCCGTTGGCGTTGCAGAACACCGACGACGCATTCGCCCTCTACGACGAGATCCCGTTCGGCCTGACCATCGACGAGTTCCAGCAGTACGCCGCCGACAAGGGCATGCGCCGCTTCGGCACCATCAGCAGTGCGCGTGGTCGTCCGCTGGAGGAGATCGACATCGACTACACGCCTCTGCATCTGGAGGACACCTTCGCCGACGAGGATCGCAAGGCGCTGGCTGCCTCTGCGTAGGGTCGGCCTACCGGGCCGCGCGCAGCAGGCGTAGTTGACCGATCTCGGCGGTGTTCTTCACCAGCTCGACGGTGACCCACAGCGTCGTGTCGGCGACCGTGCGGTTCGCGGCGGGACCCCATGGGAAGGCCGACGGGGCGGTCAGTCCGTCGGACGTCATGCCGGACAACAGATCCCGCCACTGGTCTGCCAGCGAGCGAACGCGGCGCACCGCCGCGGCCCCGTCGCCCGCCCAGGCGACCTCGGCGGGTGTGGGCGGCGTCCGGCCGCTCAGCGACGCCAGCGTGGCGCTCCACCAATAGTCGATATGCCACGTCAGCCACCCGATCGTCGGTACGGGAGCGGGCTGCGGCTCGACGTCGGCGAAGTCCGCGTACCAGCGTCCGGTGCCGTCCGGCCGGACCGTCCAGCACAGTGGCGCGGGTTCCCACAGGAAGTCGGCGCCGGAGAGTGCGGACAGGTGCAGGTCGGCCAGCGCCCACGCGAGGTCGAACTGACGTCGGATCTCGGTGATCATCCGAGGCGCTGCACCAGCAGGGTCTGTGCCGACGTGCCGATGAATCCGCGCCGGTCGAACAGTTCGGCGGTGGTGGCGCCGACGCCGTCCGGACCGATCGAGCCGCGGGCACGCACCCCGAAATCCTGCCCGTCGGGCAGCCGGTGCAGATGCACGACCGTGTCGGTGTTCATGAACAGGAACCGTTGCGGATCCAGCGCCGCGCCGATGCCGTTGGCCGAGTCGACCACCATGGCCAGCCGCTGCAGGGCGGTGGTCGGCTCCGAATCGATGAGCGGCACAAGGGGACTCATCCAGGCGACGGCGGCGGAGGATCCGTTGTCGTCGGGCTGCTTACGCCAGCTCACCGTCTCGAGGTAACCGCGTGCGTTCTGCCAGGCGTGGGCGGCGCCGGTCACCGACTCACCCTCGATCAATGGTGGGTACCGGTCGACGACGGCGTCGGCGGTGTCGCTGGGCGCGAGCAGCCACGCGGTGACCCGGGCGACAGCCCGGCGCGTGCCGTCGGGGCGGTCGACGAGCATCTCGGCGGCCATCAGTGAGATCCTCGACCCCGGGCGTTCGACCCAGGCGCGCACTCGGACCGTCGTGACCGGGATTGCGCCGAGGATGTCGAGGGTGAGCCTGCCGATGCGCAGCCCGCTGCCCTGCGCGAGATCCTCGATCGCTCTGGTCAGCAGTGCCAGCGGCGGAGAGCCGTGCTGGATGTTCGGGTCCCAGTTGCTGCGGGTGCCGTCGGTGGACTCGAACACCGCGTAGTCGCCGTCGGCGCCGAGCCGGCGGTACAGGCAGTTGATCACGCCGCCGGCTCCGCCTGCAGCACCGCCTCGGGGTCTCCGTCGTCGAGCACCTCCGGCCAGCCCGGGTACGGCGGGGGAGTGCCGCCGTAGACGGGGCAGTGCACCTGATGGGCGCACCAGTTGCACAGCTTCGACGGGCTTGGTCGGAAATCGCCTGTGGCACCGGCTGATTGGATGGCCCGCCAGATCGCCATCAACGTCTTCTCGAACCGTTCCAGCTCGGCCAGCTCCGGGCTGTAGTCGAGCACCTGATGATCGGCGAGGTAGAGCAACCGCAACCGGGTGGGCAGGATCCCGCGCGAACGAAGCAACGCCACCGCGTAGAACTTCATCTGGAACATCGCCTTGAACTCGGCGAGCGCCCGCGCCTCCGGCGGCGCCTTACCGGTCTTGTAGTCGACCACGCGCATCTCACCGGTCGGTGCGACGTCGATGCGGTCGATGTAACCGCGCAGCAGTGTCCCGTCGGCGAGTTCGACCTCGACGAGCTGCTCGCACGACTGCGGATCGAACCGGGTCGGGTCTTCCAGGCGGTAGTAGCCCGACAGCAGGATGCGCGCCTGCTCGAGCATCTCCGCGTGCAGCGCGGGTTCGATGTCGTCGGCCAGGGCCGGCTTCTCGGTCAGCATCCGCTCCCAGACCGGCGCGATCAGCGCGGTCGCGGTCTCGGGAACCCGGTCGGCGGCGGGCAGTGCGTAGAGCTCTTCGAGGGCGGCGTGCACCACCGAACCGCGCACCTGTGCGGTCGAGGACGGCTCCGGGAGCCGGTCGATCGCCCGGAACCGGTACAGCAACGGGCACTGTTTGAAATCGGCGGCGCGCGACGGCGACAGCGCGGGACGCCGCAGCGGTCGGGGCGTCGGCTCGGTCATGCGAATCACACTAGGACC carries:
- a CDS encoding R2-like ligand-binding oxidase gives rise to the protein MNRTRSDSLAAGGLNWDSLPLRLFAGGNAKFWDPADIDFSRDRADWESLSELERDWATRLCAEFIAGEEAVTQDIQPFMAAMRAEGRLGDEMYLTQFAFEEAKHTQVFRMWLDAVGVTGDLQCYLDDLPAYRQMFYEELPASLDALSSDPSPRAQIRASVTYNHVIEGMMALTGYYAWHRICIDRGILPGMQELVRRIGDDERRHMAWGTFTCRRHVAADDANWAVFETRMNELIPLALQNTDDAFALYDEIPFGLTIDEFQQYAADKGMRRFGTISSARGRPLEEIDIDYTPLHLEDTFADEDRKALAASA
- a CDS encoding DinB family protein; translated protein: MITEIRRQFDLAWALADLHLSALSGADFLWEPAPLCWTVRPDGTGRWYADFADVEPQPAPVPTIGWLTWHIDYWWSATLASLSGRTPPTPAEVAWAGDGAAAVRRVRSLADQWRDLLSGMTSDGLTAPSAFPWGPAANRTVADTTLWVTVELVKNTAEIGQLRLLRAAR
- a CDS encoding thioesterase family protein, with the protein product MINCLYRRLGADGDYAVFESTDGTRSNWDPNIQHGSPPLALLTRAIEDLAQGSGLRIGRLTLDILGAIPVTTVRVRAWVERPGSRISLMAAEMLVDRPDGTRRAVARVTAWLLAPSDTADAVVDRYPPLIEGESVTGAAHAWQNARGYLETVSWRKQPDDNGSSAAVAWMSPLVPLIDSEPTTALQRLAMVVDSANGIGAALDPQRFLFMNTDTVVHLHRLPDGQDFGVRARGSIGPDGVGATTAELFDRRGFIGTSAQTLLVQRLG
- a CDS encoding RecB family exonuclease; this encodes MTEPTPRPLRRPALSPSRAADFKQCPLLYRFRAIDRLPEPSSTAQVRGSVVHAALEELYALPAADRVPETATALIAPVWERMLTEKPALADDIEPALHAEMLEQARILLSGYYRLEDPTRFDPQSCEQLVEVELADGTLLRGYIDRIDVAPTGEMRVVDYKTGKAPPEARALAEFKAMFQMKFYAVALLRSRGILPTRLRLLYLADHQVLDYSPELAELERFEKTLMAIWRAIQSAGATGDFRPSPSKLCNWCAHQVHCPVYGGTPPPYPGWPEVLDDGDPEAVLQAEPAA